A section of the Bacillus pumilus genome encodes:
- the rnmV gene encoding ribonuclease M5: MKIKEIIVVEGRDDTARVKMAVDADTIETNGSAIGDTVIQQVRLAQETRGVIILTDPDFPGEKIRKTIAEAVPGCKHAFLPKHLAKAKRDKGIGVEHASLDSIRECLAHVHEEMEVTESDITLDDLFDAGLIGGESSKRRRERLGVLLNIGYTNAKQLHKRLHMFQITKHDFIAALKTVMQEEADE, translated from the coding sequence ATGAAAATCAAAGAAATCATTGTGGTGGAAGGTCGTGACGACACTGCGAGAGTGAAGATGGCAGTTGATGCAGATACGATCGAAACAAACGGATCAGCCATTGGCGATACAGTTATTCAACAAGTGCGTCTTGCTCAGGAGACGAGAGGGGTCATTATTTTAACTGATCCTGATTTCCCTGGGGAGAAGATCCGGAAAACCATCGCAGAAGCGGTTCCTGGCTGTAAGCACGCATTTTTGCCAAAACATCTTGCGAAGGCGAAGCGGGACAAAGGAATTGGTGTCGAGCATGCTTCTTTGGACAGTATTCGGGAATGCCTTGCCCATGTCCATGAGGAAATGGAAGTAACGGAAAGTGATATTACATTAGATGACTTATTTGACGCAGGCCTTATCGGAGGCGAATCATCGAAACGTCGCCGCGAAAGACTAGGTGTGCTTTTAAATATAGGATATACCAATGCGAAGCAGCTGCATAAGCGCCTTCACATGTTCCAAATAACCAAACATGATTTTATTGCGGCCTTAAAGACCGTCATGCAGGAGGAAGCCGATGAATAA
- a CDS encoding G5 and 3D domain-containing protein, which produces MKNLFSVKLGKGKVLLLVVCLLLAGTGTAYGAHELTKQSITISINGKEKTIRTHEETVAQLLSDLGIKTKAEDHISPSLNTKIEDNMNIVYDAAIPVHLTLDGKEKTIWTTDQTVGALLKNEKIDIGKHDQVTPGKNDKIKKDMDLVVEQAFEVSVNDGGKEKKVWTTSTTVADFLKQQELKLKKHDKIKPALHSHITKKSADIQITRVEKVTDVVEEKIAFDTKHKKDRSLEKGKEKVLKKGEEGKLKKHYAIVKENGKVVSKELIKEVTEKDSKDRLVAVGTQESQEEPKATPAVSRSNESSGKEFYVTSTAYTASCAGCTGRTSTGYNLKSNPGAKVIAVDPSVIPLGSKVYVEGYGYAVASDTGSAIKGNKIDVFVPNKSAAYQWGNKRVKIRVLK; this is translated from the coding sequence ATGAAAAATCTGTTTTCTGTAAAGCTAGGAAAAGGCAAGGTTTTATTACTAGTTGTTTGCTTGCTTTTAGCTGGAACTGGGACGGCTTACGGTGCGCATGAGCTCACTAAGCAGTCTATTACCATTTCAATCAATGGTAAAGAGAAGACAATTCGTACACATGAAGAGACAGTAGCACAGCTGCTTTCAGACCTTGGAATAAAAACCAAGGCGGAGGATCATATCTCTCCAAGTCTAAATACAAAGATTGAAGACAACATGAACATTGTGTATGATGCGGCTATACCGGTTCATCTAACCCTAGATGGGAAAGAGAAAACGATATGGACAACAGATCAGACGGTTGGAGCATTATTGAAGAATGAGAAGATAGATATTGGGAAGCACGATCAAGTAACTCCAGGAAAAAATGACAAGATTAAAAAAGATATGGATCTTGTGGTTGAGCAGGCCTTCGAGGTCAGCGTAAATGATGGAGGAAAAGAGAAAAAAGTGTGGACCACTTCGACTACGGTCGCTGACTTTTTAAAGCAACAAGAGCTGAAGCTCAAGAAGCACGATAAGATCAAACCTGCGTTACATAGTCATATAACTAAAAAAAGCGCAGATATTCAGATCACTCGGGTGGAAAAAGTCACCGATGTAGTGGAAGAGAAAATTGCTTTTGATACCAAACATAAAAAGGATCGTTCTCTTGAAAAAGGAAAAGAGAAGGTGCTTAAAAAAGGTGAAGAAGGTAAATTGAAGAAGCACTATGCCATTGTGAAAGAAAACGGCAAAGTGGTGTCTAAAGAATTGATTAAAGAAGTGACTGAAAAAGATAGCAAGGATCGTTTAGTGGCCGTTGGTACACAAGAGTCCCAAGAAGAGCCTAAAGCGACACCTGCCGTTTCAAGAAGCAATGAATCGTCAGGAAAAGAATTTTATGTGACGTCGACAGCTTATACAGCGAGCTGTGCTGGATGTACCGGGAGAACGTCAACAGGATATAATTTAAAATCAAATCCAGGTGCAAAGGTCATAGCAGTTGATCCGAGTGTCATTCCGCTAGGCTCTAAAGTGTATGTGGAAGGCTATGGATATGCCGTTGCATCAGACACTGGATCTGCTATAAAAGGGAATAAAATTGATGTGTTCGTCCCAAATAAGTCGGCAGCTTATCAATGGGGAAATAAACGAGTTAAAATTAGAGTGCTCAAATAA
- the yabG gene encoding sporulation peptidase YabG, protein MQFQIGDMVTRASYQMDILFRIIRIDETDQHEATAILHGNEVRLIADAKLSDLVKVQKEEQLTREKNDERKINESLDLLRQDYQLLREKQEYYTSGQYQHQEQYFHMPGKVLHLDGDASYLKKCLDVYERIGVPVYGVHCHEKKMPSMIDSLIDQYRPDILVITGHDAYSKQKGGVHDIGAYRHSRHFVETVQKARRKIPHLDQLVIFAGACQSHFESLIQAGANFASSPSRVNIHALDPVYIVAKISFTPFVDRINVWDVLRNTLTREKGLGGIETKGVLRVGMPYKRDHEST, encoded by the coding sequence ATGCAATTTCAAATAGGAGATATGGTGACAAGGGCATCCTATCAAATGGATATTTTGTTTCGAATCATTCGAATTGATGAGACCGATCAGCACGAAGCCACCGCCATATTGCATGGGAATGAAGTGAGGTTAATTGCTGATGCCAAGTTGTCAGATCTCGTCAAGGTTCAAAAAGAGGAACAGCTGACTAGAGAGAAAAATGACGAACGAAAAATCAATGAATCGCTCGATTTACTAAGACAGGATTATCAGCTGCTGCGGGAAAAACAAGAGTATTATACGTCAGGGCAATATCAGCATCAGGAGCAGTATTTTCACATGCCTGGAAAGGTCCTTCATTTAGATGGAGATGCTTCATACTTAAAGAAATGCTTAGATGTATATGAACGAATTGGTGTACCTGTGTATGGGGTGCATTGCCATGAGAAGAAAATGCCAAGCATGATTGACTCATTAATTGATCAGTATCGACCAGATATATTGGTTATCACAGGACATGATGCGTATTCAAAGCAAAAGGGCGGTGTACATGATATCGGTGCATATCGCCATTCTCGGCATTTCGTTGAAACGGTTCAAAAAGCCAGACGAAAAATCCCTCATTTAGATCAGCTTGTGATCTTTGCCGGTGCCTGTCAATCTCATTTCGAATCATTGATCCAAGCAGGTGCCAATTTTGCGAGCTCGCCTTCCCGTGTGAATATCCATGCGCTCGACCCCGTTTATATCGTTGCGAAGATCAGCTTCACTCCATTTGTAGATCGAATCAACGTGTGGGATGTGCTCCGTAATACATTAACAAGAGAAAAAGGGCTCGGAGGCATCGAGACGAAGGGTGTTCTAAGGGTAGGTATGCCATATAAAAGAGACCATGAATCGACATAA
- the ispE gene encoding 4-(cytidine 5'-diphospho)-2-C-methyl-D-erythritol kinase, with product MRILEKAPAKINLSLDVHGKRPDGYHEVEMVMTTIDLADRLELTELDKDEIRVSSHNRFVPDDQRNLAYQAAKLLKTRFGIQKGVSIVITKTIPVAAGLAGGSSDAAAALRGLNRLWKLNLTLDELAELGAEIGSDVSFCVHGGTALATGRGEKLKHIATPPHCWVILAKPVIGVSTAEVYRQYDASKVEHPNVERMIEAIEAKDYKEMCGSLGNVLESVTLKMYPEVDMIKRQMKRFGADAVLMSGSGPTVFGLIQYESKVQRIYNGLRGFCDQVYAVRMIGEQNALD from the coding sequence TTGCGTATTTTAGAAAAAGCACCGGCAAAAATTAATCTCTCACTTGATGTTCATGGAAAAAGACCGGATGGATATCACGAAGTGGAGATGGTGATGACAACAATAGACCTTGCAGATCGACTAGAGCTGACGGAGCTGGACAAGGATGAAATCCGTGTATCATCTCATAATCGATTCGTGCCAGATGATCAGCGTAATTTGGCATATCAGGCGGCTAAATTACTCAAAACAAGGTTCGGTATTCAAAAAGGTGTATCCATTGTCATCACAAAAACAATTCCAGTAGCAGCAGGTTTGGCTGGAGGCAGCAGTGATGCAGCAGCAGCACTTCGCGGCTTAAATCGTTTGTGGAAGTTGAACCTCACGTTAGATGAACTAGCTGAGCTTGGGGCGGAGATCGGCTCAGATGTGTCTTTTTGTGTACATGGAGGCACAGCACTAGCGACAGGACGTGGAGAAAAGCTGAAGCATATTGCGACACCGCCACATTGCTGGGTGATTTTAGCGAAGCCGGTGATTGGGGTATCTACAGCAGAAGTCTATAGACAATATGACGCAAGCAAAGTAGAACACCCGAATGTAGAGCGTATGATTGAAGCGATTGAAGCGAAAGATTATAAAGAGATGTGCGGCTCGCTCGGAAACGTTCTTGAGTCTGTGACATTAAAGATGTATCCAGAAGTAGATATGATCAAAAGACAGATGAAGCGTTTCGGTGCTGACGCTGTTTTAATGAGTGGTAGCGGCCCTACAGTATTTGGTTTGATTCAATATGAATCGAAGGTACAAAGAATATATAACGGACTGAGAGGGTTTTGTGATCAAGTATACGCTGTCCGCATGATCGGCGAACAAAATGCCCTTGATTAA
- a CDS encoding small, acid-soluble spore protein, alpha/beta type encodes MGRRRGIMSDEFKYELAKDLGFYDTVKNGGWGEIRARDAGNMVKRAIELAQQHMAQDENQR; translated from the coding sequence TTGGGTAGACGCCGAGGGATTATGTCAGATGAGTTCAAATACGAGCTGGCGAAGGATCTTGGATTTTATGATACCGTCAAAAATGGAGGCTGGGGAGAAATTCGAGCGCGTGACGCAGGTAATATGGTCAAACGTGCCATTGAATTAGCTCAACAGCACATGGCTCAGGATGAGAATCAACGATAG
- the ridA gene encoding 2-iminobutanoate/2-iminopropanoate deaminase, whose amino-acid sequence MTKVVQTKHAPAAIGPYSQGIIVNNMFYSSGQIPLTAAGDFVNGDIKEQTHQVFRNLNAVLEAAGASFETVVKATVFIKDMEQFGEVNEVYGEYFHTHKPARSCVEVARLPKDALVEIEVIALVK is encoded by the coding sequence ATGACAAAAGTTGTTCAAACCAAACATGCACCAGCAGCCATTGGACCTTACTCTCAAGGGATTATAGTCAATAACATGTTTTACAGCTCCGGGCAGATTCCATTAACGGCAGCTGGAGACTTTGTAAATGGAGATATTAAAGAACAAACTCATCAAGTGTTCCGTAATCTTAATGCCGTACTTGAAGCGGCAGGTGCTTCCTTTGAGACAGTCGTGAAAGCGACAGTTTTTATCAAAGATATGGAACAATTCGGAGAAGTAAATGAAGTGTACGGTGAGTATTTCCATACACATAAGCCAGCTCGTTCTTGTGTGGAAGTAGCAAGACTTCCTAAGGATGCACTCGTAGAAATTGAAGTGATTGCATTAGTCAAGTAA
- the metG gene encoding methionine--tRNA ligase — translation MPEKKKTFYLTTPIYYPSGKLHIGHAYTTVAGDAMARYKRLQGYDVMYLTGTDEHGQKIQQKAEEQNITPIEYLDPVVADIQSLWKKLDISNDDFIRTTEKRHTIIIEQVFQKLLDQGDIYLDQYEGWYSIPDETFYTETQLVDVEHNEKGEVTGGKSPDSGHPVELIKEESYFFRMSKYADRLLDYYEKNPTFIQPESRKNEMINNFIKPGLEDLAVSRTTFDWGIKVPNNPKHVIYVWIDALFNYLTAIGYGTDQDEKYKKYWPANVHLVGKEIVRFHTIYWPIMLMALDLPLPKQIFAHGWLLMKDGKMSKSKGNVVDPVTLIDRYGLDALRYYLLREVPFGADGVFTPEGFVERVNYDLANDLGNLLNRTVAMVQKYFDGTLSSYKGPVNEFDEELKAVAEQTVKAYEEAMENLEFSVALSNVWTLISRTNKYIDQTAPWVLAKDESKRKELHSVMYHLAESLRITAVLLTPFLTKTPEKIFFQLGIEEEKLKSWDSILSFGAIQQATVQKGEPLFPRLEVEEEVAYIKEKMQGSAPKVEEEKIEIEETELPELGEEIAFDDFSKVDLRVAQVLEAAPVKKADRLLKLQLDFGFEKRQIVSGIAKHYQPEELVGKKLVCVANLTPVKLRGEISQGMILTGETGGKLKVLEVDQSLANGTKIL, via the coding sequence ATGCCGGAAAAGAAAAAAACGTTCTATCTGACAACACCTATTTACTATCCGAGCGGAAAATTACATATTGGACATGCTTATACGACAGTAGCAGGGGATGCTATGGCTCGTTATAAACGTCTTCAAGGCTATGATGTGATGTATTTAACGGGTACAGATGAGCACGGACAAAAAATTCAGCAAAAAGCTGAAGAACAAAACATCACACCGATCGAGTATTTAGATCCGGTCGTAGCAGACATTCAATCACTATGGAAGAAACTCGACATTTCCAATGATGATTTCATCCGTACAACAGAAAAAAGACATACGATAATCATTGAGCAAGTGTTTCAAAAGCTACTTGATCAAGGTGATATTTATTTAGATCAATATGAAGGCTGGTACAGTATTCCAGATGAGACATTCTATACGGAAACACAGCTTGTGGATGTGGAGCACAATGAAAAAGGAGAAGTCACTGGTGGGAAAAGCCCTGACAGCGGACATCCTGTCGAATTAATTAAAGAGGAATCATATTTCTTCCGTATGAGTAAGTATGCAGATCGTTTACTAGACTATTACGAAAAGAATCCAACGTTCATTCAGCCTGAATCAAGAAAGAATGAAATGATTAATAACTTCATCAAACCAGGTTTAGAGGATTTGGCTGTATCAAGAACAACCTTTGATTGGGGAATTAAAGTTCCAAACAATCCAAAGCACGTTATCTACGTATGGATTGATGCGTTGTTCAACTATTTAACTGCGATTGGTTACGGAACAGATCAGGATGAAAAATATAAAAAATATTGGCCTGCTAACGTGCATCTCGTAGGGAAAGAAATTGTGCGTTTCCATACGATTTATTGGCCAATTATGCTGATGGCACTCGATCTGCCGCTGCCAAAACAAATATTCGCACACGGATGGCTACTGATGAAAGATGGCAAGATGTCTAAATCAAAAGGGAACGTAGTCGATCCGGTCACATTAATAGATCGCTACGGTCTTGATGCCCTTCGTTATTATCTCCTTCGTGAAGTACCTTTTGGTGCGGATGGTGTGTTTACACCAGAAGGATTCGTGGAACGTGTAAACTATGACCTTGCCAATGATTTAGGTAACTTGCTTAACCGTACAGTGGCAATGGTTCAAAAATATTTTGACGGTACATTAAGTAGCTATAAGGGTCCAGTTAATGAGTTTGATGAGGAGCTTAAAGCAGTAGCAGAGCAAACAGTCAAAGCCTATGAAGAAGCGATGGAAAACCTTGAATTCTCGGTGGCTCTTTCAAATGTTTGGACATTAATCAGCAGAACGAATAAATATATTGATCAGACAGCTCCTTGGGTGCTGGCAAAGGACGAATCAAAACGAAAAGAGCTGCATTCTGTCATGTATCATTTAGCAGAATCATTGCGCATCACAGCAGTGCTCTTAACGCCTTTCCTAACGAAAACACCTGAGAAAATCTTCTTCCAGCTTGGCATTGAAGAAGAAAAGCTTAAAAGCTGGGATAGCATTCTATCTTTCGGTGCGATTCAACAAGCGACGGTACAAAAGGGAGAGCCTTTGTTCCCGCGTTTAGAGGTTGAAGAAGAAGTAGCATATATTAAAGAGAAAATGCAGGGAAGTGCACCAAAGGTAGAAGAAGAGAAAATAGAAATAGAAGAAACAGAATTACCTGAGCTGGGAGAAGAAATTGCTTTTGATGATTTCTCAAAAGTTGATCTTCGAGTCGCACAGGTGCTGGAAGCAGCCCCAGTGAAAAAAGCAGATCGTCTCTTAAAGCTGCAGCTTGATTTTGGATTTGAAAAGAGACAAATTGTTTCAGGGATAGCCAAGCATTATCAACCTGAGGAGTTAGTAGGGAAGAAGCTCGTCTGTGTAGCGAATCTCACACCAGTTAAACTCAGAGGGGAAATTTCCCAGGGAATGATTTTAACTGGAGAGACTGGTGGGAAATTGAAAGTTCTTGAAGTGGATCAATCTCTAGCAAATGGAACAAAAATTTTATAA
- the rsmA gene encoding 16S rRNA (adenine(1518)-N(6)/adenine(1519)-N(6))-dimethyltransferase RsmA, with the protein MNKDIATPIRTKEILKKYGFSFKKSLGQNFLIDTNILDRIVDHAEVTDETGVIEIGPGIGALTEQLAKRAKKVTAFEIDQRLLPILNDTLSPYDNVTIIHQDVLKADVGKVIEENFADCKEVMVVANLPYYVTTPIIMKLLEENLPLKGIVVMLQKEVADRMAAIPSSKEYNSLSIAVQYYTEAKTVMVVPKTVFVPQPNVDSAVIKLTVRETPAVSVENDEFFFQLIRASFGQRRKTLMNNLMNNLPDGKQHKAIIEEALQTADIDGKRRGESLSIEEFARLSNVLQKALF; encoded by the coding sequence ATGAATAAAGATATAGCGACACCCATCAGAACGAAGGAAATACTGAAGAAATACGGTTTCTCTTTTAAAAAGAGCTTGGGCCAGAACTTTTTAATTGATACAAATATACTCGATCGTATTGTCGATCACGCAGAGGTGACAGATGAGACTGGCGTAATTGAGATTGGGCCTGGTATCGGTGCATTGACCGAGCAGCTCGCTAAGCGTGCAAAGAAGGTCACCGCTTTTGAAATCGATCAGCGTTTACTGCCTATTTTAAACGATACGCTTTCTCCATATGATAATGTGACGATCATTCATCAAGATGTATTAAAGGCAGATGTGGGAAAAGTCATCGAGGAAAATTTTGCTGATTGTAAAGAAGTGATGGTGGTCGCCAACCTTCCATATTACGTGACGACACCGATTATTATGAAGCTGCTTGAAGAAAACCTTCCATTGAAAGGGATTGTGGTCATGCTGCAAAAAGAAGTAGCAGATCGTATGGCCGCTATTCCTTCATCAAAGGAATACAATTCGCTTTCTATCGCAGTTCAATACTATACAGAAGCGAAAACAGTGATGGTTGTGCCTAAAACGGTTTTCGTTCCACAGCCAAATGTCGATTCGGCTGTGATCAAGTTGACCGTTCGTGAAACGCCTGCCGTATCAGTAGAAAATGATGAATTTTTCTTTCAATTGATTCGTGCGAGCTTTGGTCAGCGCCGGAAAACATTGATGAATAACCTCATGAACAACTTACCTGATGGAAAGCAACATAAAGCGATCATTGAAGAAGCACTTCAAACAGCAGACATTGATGGTAAGCGCCGCGGCGAGTCATTATCCATTGAAGAATTTGCCCGTTTGTCGAATGTTTTACAAAAAGCCCTGTTTTAA
- a CDS encoding AbrB/MazE/SpoVT family DNA-binding domain-containing protein has protein sequence MKMKSTGIVRKVDELGRVVIPIELRRTLGIAEKDALEIYVDDEKIILKKYKPNMTCQVTGEVSDDNLKLANGKLVLSREGAEQIINEIQNQLQSQK, from the coding sequence ATGAAGATGAAATCTACAGGTATTGTACGTAAAGTTGACGAATTAGGGCGCGTGGTGATTCCAATCGAACTTCGCCGTACTCTAGGAATCGCTGAAAAAGACGCTTTGGAAATTTATGTTGATGATGAAAAAATTATCCTAAAAAAATATAAACCAAACATGACTTGCCAAGTTACAGGTGAAGTATCAGACGATAACCTTAAACTTGCTAATGGTAAATTAGTTCTTAGCCGTGAAGGTGCAGAGCAAATCATTAACGAAATCCAAAACCAACTTCAATCACAAAAATAA
- the veg gene encoding biofilm formation stimulator Veg: MAKTLSDIKRSLDGNLGKRLTLKANGGRRKTIERSGILAETYPSVFVIQLDQDENSFERVSYSYADILTETVELTFDDTASSVAY, from the coding sequence ATGGCGAAGACTTTGTCCGACATCAAAAGATCGCTTGATGGTAACTTAGGTAAACGTTTGACGTTAAAGGCTAACGGGGGCCGCCGTAAAACAATTGAGCGTTCGGGCATTTTAGCTGAAACGTACCCTTCTGTATTTGTGATTCAATTAGATCAAGATGAGAATTCGTTTGAAAGAGTTTCTTATAGTTATGCAGATATACTGACTGAGACGGTCGAATTAACGTTCGATGATACCGCTAGCTCAGTCGCCTATTAA
- the spoVG gene encoding septation regulator SpoVG, whose amino-acid sequence MEVTDVRLRRVNTDGRMRAIASITLDHEFVVHDIRVIDGNNGLFVAMPSKRTPDGEFRDIAHPINSSTRGKIQDAVLNEYHRLGEEEETIEYEEAGAS is encoded by the coding sequence GTGGAAGTTACTGACGTAAGATTACGCCGCGTGAATACCGATGGTCGCATGAGGGCGATTGCATCCATCACGCTGGACCACGAATTTGTTGTTCATGATATTCGTGTGATTGATGGAAACAATGGCTTGTTTGTTGCAATGCCTAGCAAACGCACGCCTGATGGAGAGTTTCGCGACATTGCACATCCAATTAATTCAAGCACTCGAGGTAAAATTCAAGATGCTGTTTTAAATGAGTATCATCGCTTAGGTGAAGAGGAAGAGACAATTGAATATGAAGAAGCTGGAGCTTCTTAA
- a CDS encoding TatD family hydrolase, with the protein MLFDTHAHLNAEQYNEDLEQVIERAKSEKVEKIVVVGFDRPTITRAMELIEAYDFIYAAIGWHPVDAIDMTDEDLLWIKELSQHEKVVAIGEMGLDYYWDKSPKDVQKEVFRRQIALAKEVNLPIVIHNRDATEDVVTILKEEGAAEVGGIMHCFTGSLEIAKVCMDMNFYISFGGPVTFKNAKKPKEVVKDIPSDRLLIETDCPYLTPTPFRGKRNEPSYVKYIAEQIAELREISFEELAELTTKNAKKVFGIN; encoded by the coding sequence ATGTTATTTGATACACATGCCCACTTAAATGCAGAACAATATAATGAAGACTTAGAGCAGGTGATTGAAAGAGCGAAGAGTGAAAAAGTCGAAAAAATCGTGGTGGTAGGGTTTGACCGCCCGACAATTACGAGAGCGATGGAATTAATTGAAGCGTATGATTTCATCTATGCAGCCATTGGCTGGCACCCAGTCGACGCCATTGATATGACAGATGAAGATTTGCTATGGATCAAAGAATTATCTCAACATGAAAAAGTCGTTGCGATCGGAGAAATGGGTCTCGATTACTATTGGGACAAGTCGCCAAAAGATGTGCAAAAAGAAGTCTTTAGACGCCAAATTGCTCTTGCGAAGGAAGTGAATCTTCCGATCGTTATTCATAATCGTGACGCAACGGAAGATGTTGTGACGATCTTAAAAGAAGAGGGAGCGGCTGAAGTTGGAGGGATTATGCATTGCTTTACTGGTAGCCTAGAAATCGCAAAAGTGTGTATGGATATGAACTTTTATATTTCATTCGGTGGACCTGTGACATTTAAAAATGCCAAAAAACCGAAAGAAGTGGTCAAGGACATACCAAGTGACCGGCTTTTGATTGAAACAGACTGCCCATACTTAACGCCAACGCCATTTAGAGGAAAACGTAATGAGCCGAGTTATGTGAAATATATTGCAGAACAGATCGCGGAGTTACGAGAAATAAGCTTTGAAGAGCTTGCTGAATTGACCACAAAAAATGCAAAAAAAGTTTTCGGTATAAACTGA
- the purR gene encoding pur operon repressor, which produces MKFRRSGRLVDLTNYLLAHPHVLVPLTFFAERYQSAKSSISEDLTIIKQTFEQQGIGTLLTVPGAAGGVKYIPKIHLKEADDVVNDIGEALSTPERVLPGGYLYLTDVLGNPSILAKIGKLFATIFADRAIDVVMTVATKGIPIAYSVAGYLNVPVVIVRKDNKVTEGSTVSINYASGSSNRIQTMSLAKRSLDKGSNVLIIDDFMKAGGTINGMVNLLEEFNANVAGIGVLLEDEGVDERLVDEYVSLLKLSTIDMKQKIIEINEGNFHEFFHSKA; this is translated from the coding sequence ATGAAGTTTCGTCGAAGCGGCAGATTGGTGGACTTAACAAATTACTTGTTAGCCCACCCGCACGTACTAGTACCGTTAACCTTTTTTGCAGAAAGATATCAATCTGCGAAGTCCTCCATTAGTGAAGACTTAACGATTATCAAACAGACCTTCGAACAGCAGGGAATAGGCACATTGCTTACTGTACCTGGTGCTGCTGGCGGAGTGAAATATATTCCGAAGATTCACCTAAAAGAAGCAGACGACGTAGTAAACGATATCGGAGAAGCTCTATCGACTCCTGAACGTGTACTTCCTGGCGGTTATTTATATTTAACCGATGTTTTAGGTAATCCATCAATCCTTGCGAAAATCGGTAAGCTATTTGCGACCATCTTTGCAGACCGTGCGATTGACGTCGTCATGACTGTTGCGACAAAGGGTATTCCAATTGCTTATTCTGTTGCGGGTTATTTAAATGTGCCGGTTGTGATCGTTAGAAAAGATAATAAAGTAACTGAAGGATCAACTGTAAGTATTAACTACGCGTCAGGTTCGTCTAATCGAATTCAAACCATGTCACTTGCAAAGCGGAGCTTAGATAAAGGGTCCAATGTCCTGATCATTGATGACTTTATGAAAGCTGGCGGAACCATTAACGGCATGGTGAATTTACTTGAGGAATTTAATGCAAATGTTGCAGGGATCGGTGTTCTTTTAGAAGACGAAGGCGTAGATGAACGTCTCGTTGATGAATATGTATCGCTTTTAAAGCTTTCAACCATTGATATGAAGCAGAAGATCATTGAGATTAATGAAGGCAATTTCCACGAGTTTTTTCATTCGAAAGCTTAA